In the genome of Candidatus Ornithobacterium hominis, the window TAGATTTAATGGAGGAAATCCACACAGATTCTCTTTAGATATTAATAAGCAAAAAGACTATGATTCAAGGCTTGAAGAAGCAATCGTTTTGAGGGAAGCTTTGAAGAGAAAGCTAGAAAGTGGGTGGATTCCTGAAAAGAAAAAAGTTGAAAAGAAAAACATATGCATTTCTATCTTTCAGAGAAATATATTCTAAAAGTGGTAAATTATTGATTTTGTAAAAATTTTTAGCACCTCTTTTTTCTACAGATAAAACACCTGCATAAGCCAATAATCTTAAAGGCTGTTGGATGAATTTATCATATTCACTTTTAGTTGTAGGATTTTTTGCTGAGGGTTTGTTAAAAATAGCTTTTACATTTTTAATAAAATATTGGGAATCCCATATATCTTGAACTACAAACTCTTCATTAAGTGAACTTTCTCTTATATTCATTACACAATCTACAATGGTATATATTACATCAGGAGTACATTTTTGATCTGAAAAACGAGCGTCTTTTGTCTTTCTTACATCAAGATTATATTGAGATAAATGTTGGTTTATTTTTTCTATTATATCAAAATTATTCTTTTAAAAGTCCAAAGAAAAATACAGAATTATTGTCAATATTTAGTGAGCGAGTTCCGTAATTTCTTGCTACACGATAAAATTTTTCAAATTCTTTTGAACCATAATAATCTAAATCTTTTTCTGTTGGCTGTCTGCTTCCGTTTTTTTAAGTTAGTAATGCCACAGAACCATCTACAATCGTATTTTTAGGTAAAAAACTTGCTCTTGGATGTTGGGTTAAATTAGGTATCATTACCACTTTTTCTTGATTTAGGAATTTTGCAACTGTCAAATTATCTGTATCATCTATATAGCAATCATAATTTTCAAAGTTTTTTACTTCATTATTTCCTATATTTCGTGATTTCAGAACACGAATTTTTCCCATTTCCTTAGTTTTATCTTTTGTAATTTGTCTATCACGGAAACTTTGAAAAATATCAAATTTCATTTTATTGGAAATTTTGTCAAATTCCTTATTTCTATAAATCAACCAATATGGAAATTCATCAGAAAGCAAATAAGATTTTTTATTTTTTCGTAAAGTTTCTTGGATATAACTTTCTATTATAATGTTTTCTGAATACTTTTTAGGGCTAGTTTCTAATAAAAACGAAATTGTTTCTATTTTAATTCCCTTAAAGCCTTTCACCCCATAATCACAAATTTTTAATAAATTTTGTTCTGCCAAAATTTCTCGTGTTATATTAAATTCAGGAGCATTTATCAAACTTTTAGGTACGATAAGGGAAATAAATTTCCCTAGTTTAATACTTTTCTCAATAAAGAAAGAAAAAATATTGTTGGTTTTTTTGTTTCTTATATTGGCTTTGTATTCACCTAATAACTCTTGATTTTTGGTTATTTTTTTATAGGGTGGATTCCCTACAACTATATCATATTTTTGAGAAAAATCGTAGGTTAAAAAATCTGCATTGATAAAATTAAACTTAATATT includes:
- a CDS encoding Eco57I restriction-modification methylase domain-containing protein, yielding MVEKYKDKEEVIFDLLDIDNNSLQILKCILEQLKYPKNIKFNFINADFLTYDFSQKYDIVVGNPPYKKITKNQELLGEYKANIRNKKTNNIFSFFIEKSIKLGKFISLIVPKSLINAPEFNITREILAEQNLLKICDYGVKGFKGIKIETISFLLETSPKKYSENIIIESYIQETLRKNKKSYLLSDEFPYWLIYRNKEFDKISNKMKFDIFQSFRDRQITKDKTKEMGKIRVLKSRNIGNNEVKNFENYDCYIDDTDNLTVAKFLNQEKVVMIPNLTQHPRASFLPKNTIVDGSVALLT